The Fusarium falciforme chromosome 12, complete sequence DNA window CTTCGTCCCACCGAGCGTACATGGCTCTGCGTGGACTTGGTGTGTGGTCTGGGAACCTGAGAAATTGGAAATTACTGGTGAAATTTCCCTCGCTCGTTACCGGGAAGAGTCGGCCACGTAGAAGCATGTAGCCTCCTTTGAGATCTCCATATGGGTTTGTACCAGCCTGTACGAGATGAATACTGAGTATTTGGCAAGTAGCCGTGTCAGAATGGTTGGGGCTGCGGTCCAGATGGAACTTGGCCCCTTCGAGAGAAGCCCAGGACCACGAGGGCGCTCTGTACTGAGATGGTCGGAATCCCTCTATAGGCCTGACCAACCCCCCCCAGCATAGAATATGGGGTAACTGAGATTGCCAGAATCCCGCGACGTACTCGTCGGTCCCGATGCTAGGTTGTAGGTGGCTTGCCAGTCCAGCCATGGCGATCAACTTGTCGGAAAAGTTGGTCAGTCTACAGCGTGTGTACTCTTGAACTAGACTGAGCCAGGCAGAATGGGATGATTGGATGCCGTTCCTGGCCTTTTCCCTGTCTAGATGGTACGCCATTACATCCATCACCTCTGGAATCCCTGTTGGCCAAGATTCGCAGCAGAGTACCTCGCGGCACTCCCACCAGAGCTGAGTATCAGCGAGGAACAGAATGCGGTTGGAAATATAAGATTCCTGAAGGACCCAGGCTCGACGACGCAGCGGGGAGTTTCTGATCTCATTGAAGAACTCCCCTGGCGCCAAGATGTATGGAACGTCCGGCATCTCTCCTGGTCCTTCCTGGGGAACCATGATCGTAGTAGGTTGAATGTTGAGAGGGTCTCTATGAGTTAGGCTTGACTCGGAGCTttctgctgccgccgccgctgctatTGTGAGAAGGGCGTTGCCGTAGACGtgcatcatcatcgctgaTTCAGCTCTCCAGTCGTCGGTTGAGTCTTGGATGATGCAGAGTGAATCAATCCAGATGAACTTCAAATTCAAGCGTATGCAAGTCTCGATTGCCTCTTTGTAGCTCCGAGGTAGTTCTGAAATACTGATGCCCGTTTCAATACGGGATTTGTTGTCTTTCAGTAGCCTGAGGGTTTCGACTTTGCCCCAACAATGCGAGAATGCGACGTAACGCTGTAAAGTCTTGTT harbors:
- a CDS encoding HET domain-containing protein, whose amino-acid sequence is MMMHVYGNALLTIAAAAAAESSESSLTHRDPLNIQPTTIMVPQEGPGEMPDVPYILAPGEFFNEIRNSPLRRRAWVLQESYISNRILFLADTQLWWECREVLCCESWPTGIPEVMDVMAYHLDREKARNGIQSSHSAWLSLVQEYTRCRLTNFSDKLIAMAGLASHLQPSIGTDEYVAGFWQSQLPHILCWGGLVRPIEGFRPSQYRAPSWSWASLEGAKFHLDRSPNHSDTATCQILSIHLVQAGTNPYGDLKGGYMLLRGRLFPVTSEGNFTSNFQFLRFPDHTPSPRRAMYARWDEAISGKTLISHLDTSGIDLLEDASLISAKRVTKIAEHWEGDLFYFPVFEFSSDREPGTCGLILGRAKGEPVDRFQRLGWSRCAGEGPCSYFRRGESREFFIV